A stretch of DNA from Streptomyces sp. NBC_01197:
CATCGACGGCCATGTGGGGGCGCTGCCGTGGACGCTCGACCAGGACCCGGCCGCCGTGTACGCGGTGTACCGGGCGCTGGCGGTCGCGGGGTACGAGGCGAACGGCGGCAGCCCGGCCACCCTCCCCCGCTGAGTAGGCTGACGGCACACCGCACGGCACCCCGCGCCGCCCAGCCGCAGCGCAGACCCGCACCGCACACCCGCACGCGGGAACCCGAAGAGGAATGAGCGAGCCCGATGACACGCCTCATACCGCTGGTCCTGATCGGCTTCGGCGTCTACTTCTGGCTCCGGTCCAGGAGGAAGACGGCGGCGTGGCTGGAGCGCAGGACGTCGTCCGACGACCGGCAGGAATCCTGACCGGGGCCCGTGCGTTGCACGGGGTGCACCCATACTCCCCGAGGAGCCGCAGCCGATGTTCCTGAACCGCACCCCCCAGCTCCCCACCCCTGACCAGGTCCTGAAGGGCCGGGACACCCCGGAGTTCGAGCTGCCCGCCCGCCACACGGTCCTGGGCAGTCCGCTGGCCGGCCCGTACCCCGCGCACCTGGAGACCGCCGACTTCGCCCTCGGCTGTTTCTGGGGCGCCGAGCGCATCTTCTGGCAGACGGAGGGCGTCTGGACGACGCTCGTCGGCTACCAGGGCGGCTCCACGGCAAACCCGGCGTACGAGGAGGTCTGCTCCGGCCTCACCGGTCACACGGAAGCGGTCAGGGTGGTCTTCGACCCGGAGGTCGTCCCGTACACGACCCTGCTCAAGATCTTCTGGGAGTCCCACAACCCGACCCAGGGCTTCCGCCAGGGCAACGACGTGGGCACCCAGTACCGCTCGGCGATCTACACCCACTCCCCGGCCCAGGCCGCCGCGGCGGCCGCGTCCCGCGAGGCGTACCAGCAGGTCCTGACGGGCTCGGGGTACGGCACGATCTCGACGGAGATCCAGCCGGCCGAGGGGCGCGAGTTCTACGCTGCCGAGCCGTATCACCAGCAATACCTGGACAAGAATCCGGCCGGCTACTGCGGGATCGGCGGGACGGGCGTGAGCTGCCCGATCGGTGTGGCCAAGGCCCCGTCGGCGGACGCCTGAGGACGCTGAGCAGCGCCCGGCGGCAAGGGGCGGAGCCCGGTCGCGCACCGCCCCGTATCGCCGTACCGGCCCCCCGGTCACACCAGCGGCTTCACCGACATCAGCAAGTGCCGGTGGGACACGTCAGGTTCGGCGTCCGGGGCGGCGAGACCGGTCAGCAGGGCCCGCCGGCCGGGGCCGAGCAGGTCGAGCCGTACGGAGTGGCTGCCCATGGCGCTCAACGCGTCCGTCAGATAAGCCGGGTTGAAGGCGACCGTGATGTCGTCGGCACCGTCCAGGCGGGCCGGCAGGCGCTGCGATGCCACGTCGTCCTCGTAGCCCGCGTGCAGATGGACCGCTCCGGGTGAGAAGTCCAGGCGTACGGGGCTCTCGCCATCGGCGACCACCGCGACGCGTCGGACCGCCTCCAGCAGCGGGGCGCGCTCCGTCACCGCGACGACCGGGCTCTCCATCGTGAACAGCTTGTCGTGGCGCGGCAGCCGGCCGTCGAGCAGACGCACCGTCGTCCGCATCCCGGCGTTGCCGAAACCGATGGAGCCGTCTCCCAGGGCCACCCGGGCCGTCCCCGTACGGCTGAGGGAACGGGCGATCTCGGCCAGGCGGCGGGCCGGTACGACGACATCGGCCGGGGCGGCGCCGGAGTCCGGTTCCCAGCCGAGCGTGCGCACCGCGACGCGGTAGCGGTCGGTGGCGGCCAGCGTCATCGTGCCGCCCTCCAGGCTCACCCTGATCCCGGTCAGCACCGGCAGGCCGTCGTCGCGGCCGGCGGCCACCGCGACATCCGCGACCGCCGCCGCGAACTCGGCCGCGTCCACCACCCCGCGCAGCTCGGGGAGGTCCGGGAGGGCCGGGTAGTCGCCGAGCGGCAGCAGGGAGAGCCCGAAGCTGGTTCCGGCGCCGGTCACCGTGAAGCGGGACGCCTCGACCGCGCACTCGACCGGCCCGTCGGGCAGCACCCGGCAGATGTCGAGCAGCCTGCGCCCCATGACGAGAGCCTTCCCCGGCCGCACGGTGTCCACCGGCACGTCGATGCAGGCCGACGCCTCGTAGTCGAGGCCCGAGACGCGCAGCGTGGGGCCTTCCGCCGCCAGGAGCAGCCCGCCGAGCACGGGCATCGGCGACCTGGCCGGGAGCACCCGGGCCGCCCAGGCCACGGTCTCCGCGAAGGTGCTGCGGTCGGTACGGAACTCCATGGTGGGGCGCCTTCCCTGTCGGTGTTGCCGGGCTGGTCCGGGCCGACGACCGCCCGGAATCCGTGACCGTACCGGCTGCCACTGACAGTCCCGCCGGGGCGGACGCACCCCCCGGTAGGCGCAACCAGAAGTGTCACTCCGCGTCAGCTGCCGCAGACTGCAGACAGAAAGCCAGCCGAAAGGCAACCGAACGCCGACAGGACGCGCCAAGTCCGGGCAACTCGCCTGGCCGCCCTTCCTCGTCGCAGTGGAGGCGAGAGCTTTGATACCGATCAGCCGCACTCGGATCCGGTGGGCCGTACTCCTGGCCCTGCTCAGTATCGGAGCGCTGGCGCTCGCCGCCTGCTCCGCGGGGTCCGGCGGCAGCGGCGGTACGAAGACCCCGCAGCCCACCAGTACGAGTACGCCCCGGGCCCGGATCAGCACCACACCCGGGGACGGAGCCAAGAACGTCGGCATCAATACCGGGGACATCCAGGCCGCCGTCGAGAACGGCACCCTGACCTCGGTCACTCTGACGGACCAGAACACCGGCCGGGCCGTACCGGGTGAGATGGCCACGTCCAAGGTCTCCTGGCGGCCCGGGAAGGGTCTGGACCGCGGCACGCCGTATGTGCTCACCGCGAAGGCCAAGGACCCGGGCGGCAAGACCCTGGCGAAGATCGCCCACTTCACCACCGTCTCCGAGGCCAATTCGGTGATCGCGTTCTTCACCCCCGAGCCCAGCGCCAAGGTCGGTGTCGGCATGGAGGTCTCCTTCAACCTCGACAAACCGGTGAAGAACGAGAAGGCCGTCGAGTCGGCCGTCAGCATCACGTCGAGCGGCGGCGAGGAGGCCGTGGGCCACTGGTTCAGTCCGCAGCGGCTGGACTTCCGGCCGAAGCAGTACTGGACGCCCGGGTCGGTCGTGGAGGTGCGGCTGAAGCTGGCCGGCGTCGAGGTCTCCCCCGGTGTGTACGGGGTGCAGGACAAATCGTTCTCGTTCACCGTCGGGCGGTCGCAGATCTCCA
This window harbors:
- the msrA gene encoding peptide-methionine (S)-S-oxide reductase MsrA gives rise to the protein MFLNRTPQLPTPDQVLKGRDTPEFELPARHTVLGSPLAGPYPAHLETADFALGCFWGAERIFWQTEGVWTTLVGYQGGSTANPAYEEVCSGLTGHTEAVRVVFDPEVVPYTTLLKIFWESHNPTQGFRQGNDVGTQYRSAIYTHSPAQAAAAAASREAYQQVLTGSGYGTISTEIQPAEGREFYAAEPYHQQYLDKNPAGYCGIGGTGVSCPIGVAKAPSADA
- the dnaN gene encoding DNA polymerase III subunit beta is translated as MEFRTDRSTFAETVAWAARVLPARSPMPVLGGLLLAAEGPTLRVSGLDYEASACIDVPVDTVRPGKALVMGRRLLDICRVLPDGPVECAVEASRFTVTGAGTSFGLSLLPLGDYPALPDLPELRGVVDAAEFAAAVADVAVAAGRDDGLPVLTGIRVSLEGGTMTLAATDRYRVAVRTLGWEPDSGAAPADVVVPARRLAEIARSLSRTGTARVALGDGSIGFGNAGMRTTVRLLDGRLPRHDKLFTMESPVVAVTERAPLLEAVRRVAVVADGESPVRLDFSPGAVHLHAGYEDDVASQRLPARLDGADDITVAFNPAYLTDALSAMGSHSVRLDLLGPGRRALLTGLAAPDAEPDVSHRHLLMSVKPLV
- a CDS encoding L,D-transpeptidase → MIPISRTRIRWAVLLALLSIGALALAACSAGSGGSGGTKTPQPTSTSTPRARISTTPGDGAKNVGINTGDIQAAVENGTLTSVTLTDQNTGRAVPGEMATSKVSWRPGKGLDRGTPYVLTAKAKDPGGKTLAKIAHFTTVSEANSVIAFFTPEPSAKVGVGMEVSFNLDKPVKNEKAVESAVSITSSGGEEAVGHWFSPQRLDFRPKQYWTPGSVVEVRLKLAGVEVSPGVYGVQDKSFSFTVGRSQISTVDAAKQSMTVERDGSPLKTIPVSSGSPAHGTYNGTMVISEKYQQTKMDSTTVGLGSEYNIPDVPHAQRLTRSGTFIHGNYWAAPSTFGAQATSHGCVGMRDAQGGTDTSTPAGWFYTNSLVGDVVIVKNSAGGGNVSPDNGINGWNLPWNKWTAGSALK